AGCAGTGATCAAACCATTTATTTCCTAACCAAATTCAGGCAGGAAATGCGTATAGGACATCGAAGCATTGGACAGGCTGTTACCCTTACTATAAACGAAACCGGGTTAAGTATGATCTATACCGCAGTTATTTTGTTTTGTGGTTTTATGATTTTTACCGCTTCGGAATTTGGTGGCACACGCTCGTTGGGAATACTCATTAGTATAACCCTATTAATGGCAGTGCTTAGTAACTTAATACTATTGCCCTCATTCCTGATAGCATTAGAAAAGAAAATGACCACACGGGCATTTCTCGAAGATCCGCTCATCGAATTATTCGATGAGGACGATGATATTGATCAGGAGGAATTGATGAATCGTTAATGGCTTTCAAACACTAAAAAATTATTTCTCCTTTTTTAGTTTAGCTTTTTCAATTGCCTGTGCAAGGTCAATAGCTGCTGCTTCGTGCAGTAATGATTTTATTATCAATACATCTTCTTCACTTAGCTGTGTAAAAGTTCGGCTTCTTAAATACTGCCTGTTGTTTTCTTCTAAATATCCATCAGTATCGCCAAGCAGATGCCCATTTATAAAGCCCAACTGCACGCCATTCCCTTTCACCTTACCCCACGGAATGCTGGCAGGCCATATAAAACATATTCTTTTGTGAAGCGAAT
This region of Bacteroidota bacterium genomic DNA includes:
- a CDS encoding DUF1801 domain-containing protein: MAKNKFQPVSFTTVDDFFEYITSQELLLVKALRHIIFESIPGISEKLSYNVPFYSLHKRICFIWPASIPWGKVKGNGVQLGFINGHLLGDTDGYLEENNRQYLRSRTFTQLSEEDVLIIKSLLHEAAAIDLAQAIEKAKLKKEK